Proteins from a genomic interval of Bradyrhizobium sp. CCBAU 53340:
- a CDS encoding GyrI-like domain-containing protein, translating to MIGFRRLALVALIPAAALSLGLSGALAQTPSPAPAASASPSPAPSASPSPAASASPAPAASPSPAASASPSPAAPPPAAAATPAPVQTADPFGLETTLEAKKVVMVKGTANWDSAFDTLIDAFKALNALLDKQGIKHAGNAMIVYTSTDDTGFTFLAEIPVDQDPKNLTKDMSIGKSPEGKALKFVHRGSYDNMDNTYEAITNHLDDKKLEAKDTFIEEYLTDPLKTAEDKLVINVFVPLK from the coding sequence ATGATCGGGTTTCGTCGTCTTGCTCTGGTCGCGCTGATCCCGGCCGCGGCCTTGTCGCTTGGCCTGTCGGGCGCCCTCGCGCAGACCCCGAGCCCGGCGCCCGCCGCCTCAGCCAGCCCCTCGCCGGCCCCATCGGCCTCGCCCTCCCCGGCCGCGAGCGCTTCGCCCGCGCCGGCGGCATCGCCCTCACCTGCGGCCAGCGCCTCGCCAAGTCCAGCGGCACCGCCGCCCGCTGCGGCCGCCACGCCCGCCCCGGTGCAGACCGCCGATCCCTTCGGGCTGGAGACCACGCTCGAGGCCAAGAAGGTCGTGATGGTCAAGGGCACCGCCAATTGGGATTCTGCGTTCGACACGCTGATCGACGCCTTCAAGGCGCTGAACGCACTGCTGGACAAGCAGGGCATCAAGCACGCCGGCAATGCGATGATCGTCTACACCTCGACTGACGATACCGGCTTCACGTTCCTTGCCGAAATCCCGGTCGATCAGGATCCGAAGAACCTGACCAAGGACATGAGCATCGGCAAATCGCCTGAAGGCAAGGCGCTGAAATTCGTCCATCGCGGCTCCTACGACAACATGGACAACACTTATGAGGCGATCACCAATCACCTCGACGACAAGAAGCTGGAAGCCAAGGACACCTTCATCGAGGAGTACCTCACCGATCCGCTCAAGACGGCCGAGGACAAGCTCGTGATCAATGTGTTCGTACCGCTGAAGTGA
- the mtaB gene encoding tRNA (N(6)-L-threonylcarbamoyladenosine(37)-C(2))-methylthiotransferase MtaB, whose amino-acid sequence MTVEVVTFGCRLNAFEAEVIRGKAEGAGLSDTIVINSCAVTNEAVAQARQSIRKLKRERPSARIVVTGCAAQTQAAMFADMAEVDRVVGNDDKMRSEAWQHTRNAFDLGASEKIAVSDIMAVKEMAPHLVDGYASGLPRVFVQVQNGCDHRCTFCIIPFGRGNSRSVPMGAVVEQVRNLVERGHAEIVLTGVDLTSYGADLPGAPKLGLLTRQILRHVPELKRLRISSIDSIEADKDLLDAIADDARLMPHLHLSLQSGDDMILKRMKRRHSRQDAIAFCDLVRRLRPDIVFGADIIAGFPTETEEMFTRSLDLVEECGLTFLHVFPYSPRPGTPAARMPQVAGPAIKERAKRLRAAGEVALRRRLQAEIGATHEVLIESEGQGRTVHYLPVAIAGERVGSVVPRTIIGCDGERLTTYSAVVPAKAGTHTA is encoded by the coding sequence ATGACTGTCGAGGTCGTCACCTTCGGCTGCCGCCTCAACGCCTTCGAGGCCGAGGTGATCCGCGGCAAAGCGGAAGGCGCGGGGCTTTCCGACACCATCGTCATCAACAGCTGCGCCGTCACCAATGAAGCGGTGGCGCAGGCGCGCCAGTCGATCCGCAAGCTGAAGCGCGAGCGGCCCTCGGCGCGCATCGTCGTCACCGGCTGTGCGGCGCAGACGCAAGCCGCGATGTTTGCCGACATGGCCGAGGTCGACCGCGTCGTCGGCAACGACGACAAGATGCGCAGCGAAGCGTGGCAACACACACGCAACGCTTTCGACCTTGGCGCCAGCGAGAAAATCGCCGTCAGCGACATCATGGCGGTCAAGGAGATGGCGCCGCATCTCGTCGACGGCTATGCGAGCGGCCTGCCCCGCGTGTTCGTGCAGGTCCAGAACGGCTGCGATCATCGCTGCACTTTCTGCATCATCCCGTTTGGCCGCGGTAATTCGCGCTCGGTGCCGATGGGCGCTGTGGTCGAACAGGTGCGCAACCTGGTCGAACGCGGCCATGCCGAGATCGTGCTGACTGGCGTCGATCTCACCAGCTACGGCGCCGACCTGCCGGGCGCGCCGAAACTTGGGCTGCTGACCAGGCAGATCCTGCGGCACGTGCCGGAGCTGAAGCGGTTGCGCATCTCCTCGATCGATTCGATCGAGGCGGATAAAGATCTGCTCGACGCTATCGCCGATGATGCGCGGCTGATGCCGCATCTGCATCTGTCGCTGCAATCAGGCGACGACATGATCCTGAAGCGCATGAAGCGGCGGCATTCGCGGCAGGATGCGATCGCGTTCTGCGACCTGGTCCGCCGCCTGCGCCCGGACATCGTGTTCGGCGCCGACATCATCGCGGGCTTCCCGACCGAGACCGAGGAGATGTTTACGCGCTCGCTCGATCTCGTCGAGGAATGCGGCCTGACCTTTCTGCACGTCTTTCCTTATTCCCCGCGCCCGGGCACGCCAGCGGCGCGGATGCCGCAGGTCGCGGGACCCGCGATCAAGGAGCGGGCGAAGCGGTTGCGGGCGGCTGGCGAAGTTGCGTTGCGGCGGCGGCTGCAGGCCGAGATCGGTGCGACACACGAAGTGCTGATCGAGAGCGAGGGGCAGGGCCGCACCGTGCATTATCTGCCGGTGGCGATTGCGGGCGAGCGCGTCGGCAGTGTCGTGCCGCGGACGATCATCGGCTGCGATGGCGAGCGGCTGACCACATACTCTGCTGTCGTCCCGGCGAAGGCCGGGACTCATACCGCGTGA
- the dapF gene encoding diaminopimelate epimerase: MSALANHAFAKMNGIGNEIVVVDMRDSAGKITPDDARAVASADGGVPYDQLMVLQKPRLDGTDAFISIYNNDGSEAGACGNGMRCVVRRIFEKSGQTTATFQTAAGLLNAWQGPAPDLYTVDMGAPKFGWQDIPLAEEFRDTRYIELQIGPIDNPILHSPSVVSMGNPHAIFWVDDVNAYDLERFGPLLENHPIFPDRANITLAHIVDREHITMRTWERGAGLTRACGSAACATAVAAARLKRTERKVEMTLPGGKLGIEWRERDDHVLMTGTATFEYEGKFDPALFAPAG; the protein is encoded by the coding sequence ATGAGCGCGCTGGCCAACCACGCATTTGCCAAGATGAACGGCATCGGCAACGAGATCGTCGTTGTCGACATGCGCGATTCCGCAGGGAAGATCACGCCTGATGACGCCCGTGCGGTGGCCTCGGCGGATGGCGGCGTGCCCTACGACCAGCTCATGGTGCTGCAGAAGCCGCGGCTCGACGGCACCGATGCCTTCATCAGCATCTACAACAATGACGGCTCCGAGGCCGGCGCCTGCGGCAACGGCATGCGCTGCGTGGTTCGCCGCATCTTTGAGAAGAGCGGGCAGACCACGGCGACCTTCCAGACGGCGGCTGGCCTGCTCAATGCCTGGCAGGGCCCGGCGCCGGACCTCTACACCGTCGACATGGGCGCGCCCAAGTTTGGCTGGCAGGACATTCCGCTGGCCGAAGAGTTTCGCGACACCCGCTACATCGAATTGCAGATCGGGCCGATCGACAATCCGATCCTGCATTCGCCGTCCGTGGTCAGCATGGGCAATCCGCACGCGATCTTCTGGGTCGACGACGTCAATGCCTACGATCTCGAGCGCTTTGGTCCGCTCCTGGAAAATCACCCGATCTTTCCGGATCGCGCCAACATCACGCTCGCCCATATCGTCGATCGCGAGCACATCACGATGCGCACCTGGGAACGCGGCGCTGGTCTCACCAGGGCCTGCGGTTCGGCGGCCTGTGCGACCGCGGTCGCGGCAGCGCGGTTGAAGCGCACCGAGCGCAAGGTCGAGATGACGCTGCCGGGCGGCAAGCTCGGCATCGAATGGCGCGAGCGCGACGACCACGTGTTGATGACGGGCACGGCGACCTTCGAATATGAAGGCAAGTTCGATCCGGCGCTGTTCGCGCCGGCCGGGTAA